A single region of the Larus michahellis chromosome W, bLarMic1.1, whole genome shotgun sequence genome encodes:
- the LOC141735619 gene encoding endogenous retroviral envelope protein HEMO-like, whose protein sequence is TGPHGKLPHGYWWLSGDGISRKQLPAGWKGMCTIGYLTSQNKWYNQSQIPQGILRSLLRKIKTKREENPLVILNTHYHSFIRWFIASLGVSELEKAIVNISATIDRIVSSTADAIQGLQIEVNSLSKVVLQNRMVLDLLTIKGGGVCAVINQSCCAYINQEGRIEDDLEKIWEKNKILYEVSKDNTSWGFEELWNKLTSWLPNWNWLKQLFVGIITLIILGIIICMLLRCFLWCHRDSEENYSNWKRHRIRHQVETGKYFAQTLQKDGLL, encoded by the coding sequence ACGGGCCCTCATGGTAAATTGCCTCATGGATATTGGTGGCTGTCTGGAGATGGTATTAGTAGAAAGCAGCTTCCTGCAGGATGGAAGGGAATGTGCACCATAGGGTACTTAACTTCACAAAATAAATGGTATAATCAGTCACAAATTCCCCAAGGAATACTGAGATCcctgctaagaaaaataaaaacgaaaagggaagaaaatccccTTGTTATCCTCAATACTCATTATCATAGTTTTATACGGTGGTTCATAGCTTCGCTTGGGGTCTCAGAATTAGAAAAGGCAATAGTCAACATATCAGCAACTATTGATAGAATTGTCAGCTCTACTGCAGATGCAATTCAAGGATTACAAATAGAAGTAAACTCGTTATCGAAAGTGGTTTTGCAGAATCGAATGGTTTTAGACTTGTTGACGATAAAAGGAGGAGGAGTATGTGCAGTGATTAATCAAAGCTGTTGCGCATATATAAATCAAGAAGGAAGAATCGAAGATGATCTAGAGAAAAtatgggagaaaaacaaaatcctataTGAAGTTAGCAAAGATAACACTAGTTGGGGATTTGAAGAATTGTGGAACAAACTGACTTCATGGCTGCCTAATTGGAACTGGCTTAAGCAACTATTTGTGGGCATTATTACTCTAATTATTTTAGGGATAATCATTTGCATGCTACTTAGGTGCTTTTTGTGGTGCCATCGagattctgaagaaaattatagCAATTGGAAACGGCACAGAATTAGACATCAGGTAGAAACAGGGAAGTATTTTGCTCAGACTCTTCAGAAAGATGGACTGTTATAG